The following nucleotide sequence is from Mycobacterium sp. 3519A.
GCAGCCGCCCTGGTCGCCGCACCCATCACCATTTCGCCGCCTGATATCAGCCAGCCCATTGCCGTCGCCGAGCGAACGATAGCTGTCGAGCAGAAGGCGTTGGTCAACGATTTACTCGACGCGTTCGCGCTCGTGGCAGACGCCACCGGCGAAACCATCAGCAACGCCATTTTCTTTGTCGGGGTTGAACCGAACTTCGAGGCCCGCTGGGTGCAGGCGCTGATTCATAACCCGGGATTGGCGGCCAGCATCGCGAGTGGCGTCGTCACGCTGGAACTGCTCGATCTCTTGGACATACCGTCTCCGCTGATCGGTGCACTCACGTATTTGCTGCCGGCGCAGTTGGGTCAACCCATCGCCGATGCGTACGCAGCGTTGTTCGAATTCATCGATCCGGGTCGACTGGGCGGCCTGCTGCCTGATCCGACAGCAGGCATCAACGCCATCAACTCGGCGCTGCTTTCCCCGCTCGTCGACAACTTGACCAACGGAATCGCCACTGCGTTCGACAGCGTCGGCGTATCCATATGGGGCGGCTTGGGGTTCTTGGGCGCGGCGCCGAACGCGGTGCTGAGTGTCGCGCAGTCCGCCATTGCCAACCCCGGGGATATCCCTGGACTGGCCAGCTTCCTCGCGTACAGCTTGATAAATCCGTTCTCGAACCCCGTGCCGATCGACTCGCTGTATTCGCTAGGGATCGAGCCGGTCATCGACGGCGTGATCAAGACCGCCGTGCCGCCCATCGGGAGTCTTGTCGCTGCCGTCAAGAACGGGCTCGACGGCGCGTTGACGGCCGTGCTGAACGCACTGCCTGCGCCCGTTGCCCCGTCGCCATTCGTCTCGCCATTGCGAGTGCCGGCGAATGACGTGTCGAGCACTGAGGTGGTCGACCCGGCGGACAACGCTCGCCTGGTCAACGTCACGGTCGCCGACTCCGATGCGGAGCCCGGCCTCAAGGATTCAGGCGTCAAGGATTCGGGCGACAGCGGTGATGGTGCGAAAGGCGCGGCCGCGCAACAGGACCCGTCGGAGGCAGATGATCCGGGCACCACGGTGAAGAAGGCGCCCGCTACGCGTGCCAACGGGCATGTGCGGCTCAACGTGAAAAAGGTCAACCCGCTGGTCGGCAAGCGCGACAACACGAAGGCCGTCAGTGCGGATCCGTCGAATCAAGCGGACTCCAACACGACCGACAGCGTGACCCCGGTGAAAGCGGATGCCGGCAGCCCCGACGCCGCAGGCACACCGGACAACAGCCCCGCCGGCGAGAACACCAACGAAAACGGTGACACCGGCCAGGACGCCAAATAGCGCTACTGCCAGGCTGAGTACAGGATCGCGGTGACCGCTGCCATCCGCGCCTCGCGCACCACCGAGGACAGCGGACGCAGCGCGTCGCTGGCGATCTGAACCTCCGACGACGTCTGCAACCCGATCGGGATCAGCCCGGAACTCACGGTGATGATTGCGTCGATGTGGGCGGCGTTCTCGAGCACACGCACCGCCCGCGACGGCGCATGATCGGGCACCCGATGGCCCCGATTGCTTTCGAGTACCTGCTCGACGAGACCGCGGGGATCGGCCACGTCGCTGCCCGCGGCGCGGATGGCCCCGAGCGCATCGGCGGCTGACCGCACGGCATTTCGCAGCGTGAGTTCGGCGTCACCGAGGTCGTGGTATTCGTCGGGCACTCCCGCGGACACGGAGTACACCGTCCACGACAACGACGTCGGTTCCGGTTCGTAGTCGGACTCGTCGTCGAGTTCGTCGTACTCGAATTCCGGCACCAGACCCACCGCGGTCGACGCGTCCCGCCCGATGATGACGGCCTCACCCGCTGTCACCGCATCGCGTTGGAATTGGGTGCCAGCAGGCAGTCCGCGCACGTCGCCGGGCACCGGCAACGCCACGCCGATGGCGGGTGCCGACAATCCCGTTCCCGCACTGGTGCGCACCGTCTGCAGCAGCGAAACCGCGCCAGCGTCGTTCAGATCGGGCCATGGCAAACCGGTGCGGCCTGCCGCAACGGAGTCGTAGGCCGTTACCGAATGCCTTGGTGCCCATTGCGATAACGCATCGAGCACATCGTCAGGCGCGGCTGCGCCTGCGAGCCAGGCGTTGGCCCACACAGAGAGGGAGACACTGGGGCACCACATGATGCTCGCAGTGTAGTTGTTAACCGCTCATTGAGTCGGCTACGCGCTAGGCTGACGGCATGCCCGTCCCGCTGATCTGGCTAATCGCCGCACTGGGTCTTGCCGGGGCCGAAGCGCTGACCGGCGACCTGTTTCTGCTCATGCTCGGCGGCGGTGCGCTGGCCGCGGCCGGGTCCAGTCTGATCTTCGACGACCTGTGGGTGCACGGCGCCGTTTTCCTCGTTGTCTCAGTGCTTCTGCTGGTGCTGGTGCGGCCCGCGCTGAAGCGACACTTCATGTCGGGCAAGGGGCTGCCCGAACCGGTGAAGGCACTCGAGGGCAAGAGCGCTCTCGTGCTCGACCGGGTGGCGCGCCATGAGGGCCAGGTGAAACTCGACGGCGAAATCTGGACGGCGCGCCCGTACAACCAGGACGATGTCTACGAACCCGGCGACCACGTCACCGTCGTGCACATCGACGGCGCCACCGCGGTCGTCCAAAAGGTCCTCTAGAGAACATCGGGCAAACGAGGGGAAGGAACCCGCATGGAAGGTGCCGTCGCCGGCCTCATTCTGGTCGGGGTGTTGGTGGTGTTCGCCGCCATCATCGTCGCCAAATCGATAGCGCTGATCCCGCAGGCCGAAGCCGCGGTGATCGAACGGCTGGGCCGCTACAGCAAGACCGTGTCGGGCCAACTGACACTGCTGCTGCCGTTCATCGACAAGATCCGTGCCAGGGTGGATCTGCGTGAGCGGGTGGTGTCCTTCCCGCCGCAGCCGGTGATCACCGAGGACAACCTGACGGTCAACATCGACACGGTGGTCTACTTCCAGGTCACCAACCCGCAGGCCGCGGTGTACCAGATCAGCAACTACATCGTCGGCGTCGAGCAGTTGACCACCACCACGCTGCGCAACGTGGTGGGCGGTATGACGTTGGAGCAGACGCTGACCTCACGCGACCAGATCAACGCTCAGTTGCGCGGCGTGCTCGACGAGGCAACCGGCCGTTGGGGTTTGCGTGTCGCGCGCGTCGAACTGCGCAGCATCGATCCACCCCCGTCGATCCAGGACTCGATGGAAAAGCAGATGCGCGCCGACCGCGAGAAGCGCGCGATGATCCTGACCGCCGAGGGCACCCGGGAGGCGTCGATCAAACAGGCGGAAGGCCAGAAGCAGTCGCAGATCCTCGCGGCCGAGGGCGCCAAACAAGCGGCGATCCTGGCCGCCGAGGCTGACCGCCAGTCCCGGATCCTGCGCGCCCAAGGCGAGCGCGCCGCCCAGTACCTGCAGGCGCAGGGCCAGGCCAAGGCCATCGAGAAGACGTTCGCCGCGATCAAGGCGGGCAGGCCGACGCCGGAGATGCTGGCCTATCAGTATCTGCAGACGCTGCCCCAGATGGCCAAGGGCGAGGCCAACAAGGTCTGGGTGGTGCCGAGCGACTTCGGTTCGGCGCTACAGGGTTTCACCAAGTTGCTCGGCGCGCCGGGCGAAGACGGCGTGTTCCGCTACACGCCGTCACCGATCGAGGAGAACCTGCCGAAGCCCGAGGACGATTCCGAAGAGGTGGCCGACTGGTTCTCGACGCAGACTGATCCGGCGATCGCCCAGGCCGTCGCCAAGGCCGAGGCCGAAGCGCGCACGCCCGTGGCGGGCCCTGCCTACTCGCCGTCGCCGTCGTTGAACCCGCCGCCTCCCGGCGCCACCGCGCCCGTCATCCGTGACGGCGGTGGCGGCGCGCACTCGCGGTAGTCGGCGAGGCGCTGCCGGTGGTGACGCCGGTGGGTGCGGATCTCGTAGATCAGGCCTGCGATGCCGATGCTGGCCGTGCACAGCGAAACGACGAACAGCAGCGGACTGACATTGCCGGTGAGCGCGTCGCCGAGGATGACCACCGCGGCCGTCCCCGGCAGCAGACCGACCAGGGTGGCCAGCGTGTACGGCAGCACCCGCACCGCCGACGCACCGCATGCGTAGTTGACGACCGAGAACGGCATCGCGGGGATCATCCGCATCGAGATCACAGTGGGCCAGCCACGCTCGCGAAGGCGTG
It contains:
- a CDS encoding NfeD family protein; the protein is MPVPLIWLIAALGLAGAEALTGDLFLLMLGGGALAAAGSSLIFDDLWVHGAVFLVVSVLLLVLVRPALKRHFMSGKGLPEPVKALEGKSALVLDRVARHEGQVKLDGEIWTARPYNQDDVYEPGDHVTVVHIDGATAVVQKVL
- a CDS encoding SPFH domain-containing protein, giving the protein MEGAVAGLILVGVLVVFAAIIVAKSIALIPQAEAAVIERLGRYSKTVSGQLTLLLPFIDKIRARVDLRERVVSFPPQPVITEDNLTVNIDTVVYFQVTNPQAAVYQISNYIVGVEQLTTTTLRNVVGGMTLEQTLTSRDQINAQLRGVLDEATGRWGLRVARVELRSIDPPPSIQDSMEKQMRADREKRAMILTAEGTREASIKQAEGQKQSQILAAEGAKQAAILAAEADRQSRILRAQGERAAQYLQAQGQAKAIEKTFAAIKAGRPTPEMLAYQYLQTLPQMAKGEANKVWVVPSDFGSALQGFTKLLGAPGEDGVFRYTPSPIEENLPKPEDDSEEVADWFSTQTDPAIAQAVAKAEAEARTPVAGPAYSPSPSLNPPPPGATAPVIRDGGGGAHSR